TCATCAGGTCAGGTGAAAAAGTATTAtaaactaagggccagattttcaaaggtagtatttaggtgcctaaagatgcagaaaagtTCCTAGCTGGATTTATTAATGCTCTTAAAAAGTTTTAGggcagatttttgaaggtatttagagcctggtgggactttcaaaagcatcTTGTCACGTAAaatctgttgaaatcaatgaattTTAGGTACTGAGGTTGTAAAATCCCACTAGATTCCTAAcgaaggctatggctacactgcacaCCTTACAGCCACACCACTGTAAGGTAAGCAGTGTAGCCGCCTCTGTCACCAGCAGAGCTCTCTCTCAGTGACAAAATAAGCTCCCCATCCCATGAGGGGCGGGTGCTTGAGCAACGAGAGAGTACCTCCCACTGACAAAGAGCTGTCCACGCTGGCATTTTtcattgttaaaacttttgtcatttgggAAGATGTTTTGTTCACACCTCTgtgtgacaaaagttttaatgatgaAAATGCAGTGTAGAGAAAGTCTCaatcttttgaaaatcatttCTTAAATAAATACTGAATAAAGTTAAAAGGGATGGTAGAACAAGGACATATCTGGAGATCTGGGGAGAGAAGatctggtttctttctttctttcttgtgatTTGATCTGAAATAAAGCTCAACACACTCTCGAAAAATATCAAATTCAGTTTGAAGATTTGATCTTTTCCAGACATCCTTTTAAAAGTACCCAGAAGAACATACGTGTGGAACAGAGTGATGTCAAAATATGAACATTTAACTCCACAGTTTCCAAATGATCCTTCAGAGTTTGTTTGGCTCTCCCCTAGACAAAACTTATGGCAGATGCAGAAGGGGGAAATCAAAAGTCTGTCACAGAATTCATCCACCTGGGATGCAGGAATACCCTGGAGCTGCAGACCCCTCTTTTCCTGCTGTTTCTGGTGATCTACATTGTGTGCATGGCCGGGAACCTTCTGATTGTTGTGCTAGTTGTGACTCATCAGCAGCTTCACACCCTCATGAACTTTTTTCTGAGGAACTTGTCTTTGCTGGACACCTGTTACACCTCAGTCATTGCCCTCAGGTTGCTGGCTGGACTCCTAGCAGAGGACAGGACAGTGTCCTTCAGGGACTGCATCACACAGTTCTTCTTCAGGGCTTTGGCTTGCATTGAGTGTTTCCTACTTGCAATCATGGCTTATGACCATTATCTAGCCATATGCAACCTACTCAGCTATAATGTGATGATGAACCTTAGGGTCTGCCTTCAGCTGGTATCTGCCTCCTGGATAACTGGTTTCTCAGTCAGTGCATTAGCAGTGGGGATGGTTCCACAGCTAAGCTTCTGCAGCCCTCATGAAATTAATAATTTCTACTGTGACATGGAGGAACTGCTCAAATTGTCCTGCACAAAAAGCCCCTTGGCAGAAATGATCATTCCGGTCTCCTGCTCCCTGGTATCCCTGGGCCCTTTCCTCTTCATCATTCTGTCTTACATTCTTATCCTCTCAGCCATCCTGCAAattgcttcctctgctgggaggcagaaggccttttccacctgcgCCTCTCACCTGCTTGTGTTGAGTCTGTATTACGTGACCATTATTATCATGTATATGTCGCCATCGGATGAGCAATCCCCAACCTTCCATAAAGCTCTGTCTCTCATGTACATGGTTGTTACCCCAGTGttcaaccccatcatctacagtcTGAGGAGCAATGAGGTGAAGTGGGGCTTCACGAAAGTCATGCTGCAGAACTTAGTCATGATTTAGCCTGTCATTTTCAGAACGGCCTATGGAATTTTGGCACCCAACTCGCATTGGCAGATTAGTGCCTAATTCCTTTGGGCCACTTTGAATAACCTAGCACAGATCTCAATAGAATTTGGTTATGCAAGTTGCTTAGACACTGTGATACAAACCTGCACTGGCCAGGAAGAGGATAATGATCTGCTGTGGGTTCAGTCACCTTTGTTCCACTCCATTGTgactatttaaatccatggtacacccacgtCTGAATACCATGTGGAATTATGGTCATTTCAATTcaaaaaatctatattaaaattggaaaaagtacagagaagggcagcaaaaacaATTAGGACCTGGAACAGttccgtatgagaagagattacAAGACTGGGTCTGTTCATCTTGAACAAGGTGGTTGAGGAGAtttgatagagatctataaattATGAGCGGTGCGGAGAAATTgaaaaaggaagtgttacttactccttcacatacccaagaactagggtcacatgatgaaattaataggcagggag
The window above is part of the Chelonoidis abingdonii isolate Lonesome George chromosome 14, CheloAbing_2.0, whole genome shotgun sequence genome. Proteins encoded here:
- the LOC116828692 gene encoding olfactory receptor 5AP2-like — its product is MADAEGGNQKSVTEFIHLGCRNTLELQTPLFLLFLVIYIVCMAGNLLIVVLVVTHQQLHTLMNFFLRNLSLLDTCYTSVIALRLLAGLLAEDRTVSFRDCITQFFFRALACIECFLLAIMAYDHYLAICNLLSYNVMMNLRVCLQLVSASWITGFSVSALAVGMVPQLSFCSPHEINNFYCDMEELLKLSCTKSPLAEMIIPVSCSLVSLGPFLFIILSYILILSAILQIASSAGRQKAFSTCASHLLVLSLYYVTIIIMYMSPSDEQSPTFHKALSLMYMVVTPVFNPIIYSLRSNEVKWGFTKVMLQNLVMI